A region from the Triplophysa rosa linkage group LG4, Trosa_1v2, whole genome shotgun sequence genome encodes:
- the lrata gene encoding lecithin retinol acyltransferase a, with translation MLDSLTFIFEKFLLFSTFKLFQSIWQQEEKSPVRCSVFRRGDLLEVPRTLFTHYGIYLGENRVAHMMPDIMPVLTNNKQLIKPVVTNKRLILGCIYKIASVRVDSVEDFAYGAQILVNDMDMQIKCQALANEDVARRAEKLIGSIQYSLLWNNCEHFVTYCRYGTPVSRQTERFCSCLKSIIRDQRSVALTVLLGMMYTICFGLAPSTTLPTILIPFTLWMAG, from the exons ATGCTAGACtcactaacatttatttttgagaAATTCTTGCTTTTCtcaacttttaaactttttcaaAGTATATGGCAGCAGGAGGAGAAGAGTCCAGTGAGATGCTCTGTGTTTAGGAGAGGAGATCTGCTGGAGGTTCCGCGCACTCTCTTCACTCATTACGGCATCTATCTGGGCGAGAACAGAGTGGCGCACATGATGCCCGACATCATGCCTGTATTAACCAATAACAAACAGCTCATTAAACCAGTCGTTACCAACAAAAGACTCATTTTAGGATGCATTTACAAAATCGCGAGTGTACGTGTTGATTCGGTTGAAGATTTCGCATACGGAGCTCAGATTCTGGTGAATGATATGGATATGCAAATAAAGTGCCAGGCTCTGGCGAACGAGGACGTGGCAAGGAGAGCCGAGAAACTGATCGGTTCGATCCAGTACAGCTTATTATGGAATAACTGCGAACATTTTGTGACGTACTGCAGGTATGGGACACCTGTGAGCCGGCAGACAGAGAGG TTCTGCAGCTGTCTAAAATCCATCATCCGAGACCAGAGAAGTGTGGCCTTAACTGTTCTGTTGGGAATGATGTACACCATCTGCTTTGGACTGGCACCTTCAACTACACTACCCACAATCCTTATTCCTTTCACTCTGTGGATGGCAGGCTGA